A window from Anoplolepis gracilipes chromosome 15, ASM4749672v1, whole genome shotgun sequence encodes these proteins:
- the LOC140673948 gene encoding uncharacterized protein, with protein sequence MRTLVRTYCRSSEEEDEDGGGRDNPWSATDEDFACGPRRGSPRGSSQNSQGRAIDRWFWSAYVLCSSQHLDSMQLALEQINLIRRLVNKHQENMVLVTTAEVL encoded by the exons ATGAGGACATTAGTAAGGACGTACTGCAGGTCCAGCGAGGAGGAGGATGAGGATGGTGGTGGGCGTGATAATCCTTGGTCAGCTACTGACGAGGATTTTGCTTGCGGCCCACGCAGGGGATCGCCTCGCGGTAGCTCGCAGAATTCTCAGGGACGTGCCATTGATAGATGG TTCTGGTCCGCGTATGTACTTTGCTCGTCACAGCACCTCGACTCGATGCAGTTGGCCCTGGAACAAATAAACCTTATTCGCCGATTGGTTAACAAGCATCAGGAAAATATGGTCCTCGTTACTACAGCGGAAGTTttgtag
- the LOC140674247 gene encoding uncharacterized protein, with product MKNNEIARNSRLLALHPYLDGEEVIRVGGRLKHAVLAEGSKHPIVLPASHHFTTLVIVSYHKKLYHAEVQTTLSCIREEFWPIFAKGQVKKALRNCVKCRKAYPKPSWQLIGDLPSVRVNVCRPFLNTGVDYCGLFFVRDRIRKNSKKYKAYIAMFICMVTKAVHIELVEDLTTESFLAALKRLIARRGKVKNIYSDNGKNFVGAERILQQIFENEGWKKAVQNFAINEKIKWHFIPARFPHYDGLWESAVRSMKLHLKRTLGKVCLTVAEMTTVLTQIEAILNSRPLTQMSEDPNNLRALTPGHFLIGENPQAYPEQDLQEVSANRLTRWQHVYQGNNRV from the coding sequence ATGAAAAACAACGAAATAGCAAGAAACTCTAGATTATTGGCACTTCATCCATACTTAGATGGCGAAGAAGTCATAAGAGTGGGAGGAAGACTAAAGCATGCAGTTCTGGCGGAGGGTAGTAAACATCCTATAGTGCTGCCAGCATCACATCACTTTACCACGCTGGTAATCGTTTCTTATCATAAAAAGCTGTATCATGCGGAAGTCCAAACCACTCTAAGTTGCATAAGAGAGGAATTTTGGCCTATATTTGCAAAAGGCCAAGTGAAAAAGGCTCTGCGAAACTGTGTGAAATGTCGCAAGGCGTATCCAAAGCCCAGCTGGCAATTAATAGGAGACTTACCATCAGTAAGAGTCAACGTTTGTCGGCCTTTTTTGAATACCGGTGTGGACTATTGTGGACTCTTCTTCGTACGTGATCGAATCcgtaaaaatagtaaaaaatacaaagctTATATAGCTATGTTTATCTGCATGGTTACCAAAGCAGTACATATCGAACTAGTGGAAGACTTAACTACGGAGTCTTTCTTAGCGGCATTGAAGAGGCTCATAGCACGGAGAGGTAAAGTAAAGAACATATACTCGGATAATGGAAAAAACTTCGTAGGAGCAGAGCGAATATTAcagcaaatatttgaaaatgaagGTTGGAAAAAAGCAGTGCAAAATTTcgcgataaatgaaaaaataaaatggcaTTTCATACCAGCTAGATTTCCACATTACGACGGTCTTTGGGAGTCAGCGGTGCGTTCAATGAAGCTACATCTAAAACGCACCTTAGGTAAAGTTTGTCTAACGGTTGCTGAAATGACAACGGTTTTGACTCAAATAGAGGCCATATTGAATTCAAGACCCTTGACTCAGATGTCTGAAGATCCAAATAACTTGAGAGCATTAACTCCAGGGCATTTTTTAATTGGAGAAAATCCACAAGCTTATCCGGAACAAGACTTACAAGAAGTATCAGCCAACAGACTTACGAGATGGCAACATGTGTATCAGGGCAATAACCGGGTGTGA
- the LOC140674249 gene encoding uncharacterized protein produces the protein MVSLPRLELCGAVLLVNLMDRVITSLKLEVQKKFYWTDSTIVLAWISSLSRKWQVFVANRVSDIHDKSSPSEWKHVKSKDNPADVISRGTSPEQLLQANIWWEGPQWLKEDKILWPKEGEDLSLDDVPEKRKQAAIATAVKHKAFINCKRFLALNKLLRVVAYVLRFIHNVNCGKEKRKIGYITVKEIS, from the coding sequence ATGGTGTCATTACCAAGGTTAGAATTGTGTGGAGCAGTGTTACTGGTAAATCTGATGGACCGAGTAATAACAAGTTTAAAGTTagaagtacaaaaaaaattttattggacTGACTCGACAATAGTTTTAGCGTGGATAAGCTCTCTTTCTAGAAAATGGCAAGTATTTGTTGCTAACAGAGTTAGCGATATACATGATAAATCATCGCCTTCCGAATGGAAACATGTCAAGTCCAAAGATAACCCTGCAGATGTCATATCCAGAGGTACATCTCCTGAGCAGTTGTTACAGGCTAATATTTGGTGGGAAGGGCCTCAATGGCTAAAAgaggataaaatattatggccTAAGGAAGGCGAGGATTTATCGCTGGATGATGTACCAGAAAAACGAAAACAAGCGGCAATAGCAACGGCTGTAAAGCATAAagcatttataaattgtaaaagatttttggcgttaaacaaattattgcgAGTAGTTGCGTACGTATTAAGATTTATTCACAATGTAAATTGCGGAAAAGAGAAACGTAAGATAGGTTATATAACAGTAAAGGAAATCAGttaa